The following proteins are encoded in a genomic region of Desulfuromonadaceae bacterium:
- a CDS encoding OsmC family protein — protein sequence MEISFPGGVAVHAACDGFSVATDQPLASGGTNAAPSPFALFLASLGTCAGFFALRFCQQRDIDTSGMKLTLETEKGTTRKIDRVKISIHLPENFPEKYRKAIIKATDACAVKQAILAPPEFIVEAVH from the coding sequence ATGGAGATCTCTTTCCCCGGCGGCGTTGCCGTACATGCCGCCTGCGACGGTTTCAGCGTCGCAACCGACCAGCCGCTCGCATCCGGCGGCACCAATGCCGCACCATCCCCCTTCGCCCTCTTTCTGGCTTCCCTCGGTACCTGTGCCGGCTTCTTTGCCCTGCGTTTTTGTCAGCAACGTGATATCGATACCAGCGGGATGAAACTGACGCTGGAAACAGAAAAAGGGACGACCCGAAAAATCGATCGGGTCAAAATCAGCATCCATCTGCCGGAAAATTTTCCGGAGAAGTACCGCAAGGCGATTATCAAAGCAACCGACGCCTGTGCGGTCAAGCAGGCGATCCTTGCCCCCCCCGAGTTCATCGTTGAAGCAGTACACTGA
- a CDS encoding Ig-like domain-containing protein, with protein MSGIVRYGLFSAVMITLLIFSGCAENDHDEDPPRLTATVDLSGTASYTTNDLSAVIAISGQIEAGYADLEFESDTATVTFGGVSGGAPLLDWTATVTNLQPGSNIIVVSASDQIGNRTQVYLNILVDQTPPTVSVYQILTPTSLSSQVIAGSVEDSATLTVDGTPVPVDQSLWEYPVSGPSATYNIVAIDPAGNYNSLLVPITVDPAVPGLSIDPPARMNATYNSLILSGTRGGVAATDILLVFNRFLTATAVVNSATVADGWEVTLTDIPAGMTLATATLSNSAPAYNSATVPVATTRIYFDTVGPSFVEVYPAANSVTAPPSAMLTFRFNERIQLFDTNGSPVDPATGLGNLFSLTADAGAVVNGTLTYDDLTRTATFDPDSDLMPGAIYHAVLLKDDVNYRIVDLAGNAIHDATLTDWTFTTAAQ; from the coding sequence ATGTCTGGAATAGTGCGTTACGGCCTGTTTAGCGCCGTTATGATAACTCTGCTCATCTTTAGCGGATGTGCTGAAAACGATCATGATGAAGATCCGCCCCGCCTGACGGCGACAGTTGATCTGTCCGGCACCGCGAGCTACACGACGAACGATCTGTCCGCCGTTATCGCCATCAGCGGCCAGATCGAAGCCGGGTACGCCGATCTTGAATTCGAGAGTGATACCGCGACCGTCACCTTTGGCGGGGTATCGGGGGGTGCTCCGCTCCTTGACTGGACGGCAACGGTCACCAATCTGCAACCGGGGAGTAACATCATTGTTGTCTCTGCGTCGGATCAGATCGGCAATCGCACCCAGGTATACCTGAACATTCTTGTTGACCAGACTCCACCGACGGTCAGCGTTTACCAGATTTTAACTCCGACCTCACTGTCGTCGCAGGTTATTGCCGGCAGCGTTGAGGACAGCGCCACGCTTACTGTTGACGGCACCCCTGTCCCGGTCGATCAGTCACTGTGGGAATATCCGGTGTCAGGGCCAAGTGCCACATATAATATCGTCGCGATCGACCCGGCGGGCAATTACAACAGTCTGCTGGTGCCGATCACGGTCGATCCGGCGGTGCCGGGGTTGTCCATCGATCCTCCGGCGCGGATGAACGCGACATACAACAGCCTGATATTGAGCGGAACGCGGGGCGGGGTAGCGGCAACCGACATTTTACTCGTCTTTAACCGGTTTTTGACGGCGACAGCGGTAGTCAATTCCGCAACTGTGGCTGACGGCTGGGAGGTCACCCTGACCGATATTCCTGCCGGAATGACGCTGGCGACCGCAACCTTGTCCAATTCCGCCCCGGCCTACAACAGTGCCACCGTGCCGGTGGCGACGACGCGGATTTATTTTGACACCGTCGGCCCCTCCTTTGTCGAAGTTTACCCGGCAGCAAATTCAGTCACCGCTCCCCCATCAGCCATGTTGACTTTCCGTTTCAACGAGCGCATCCAGCTGTTTGACACTAACGGGTCGCCCGTCGACCCGGCGACCGGGCTGGGTAACCTCTTTTCATTGACGGCTGACGCCGGAGCGGTGGTCAATGGCACATTGACCTACGATGACCTGACGCGAACCGCGACCTTCGACCCGGATAGCGATTTGATGCCGGGTGCCATTTACCATGCCGTCCTGCTGAAAGATGATGTGAACTACCGGATTGTTGATCTGGCGGGGAATGCGATTCATGATGCAACGCTGACCGACTGGACTTTTACGACCGCAGCTCAATAG
- a CDS encoding 4Fe-4S ferredoxin — translation MMNKKQIEQSVTAFCAAAAANTLDLPTHEPAWGGPIVGVAAGDDPFFQRFKEDIGPFYWTPLEVFRQAYPQRSCRADELRVISYVLPQTDATRTDQRHATALPAERWVRSRYFGELFNEALRDHLVELLVQSGYPAVAPARQPGFSYRQSPRFGIASNWSERHTAFVAGLGTFGLSDGLITPLGKAVRLGSVVTALQLPLSPRPYGDDPHAYCLHYARGICRACAGRCPAQVIGLNGHDKDGCAAYIRNVTAPHSRETYGIDATPCGLCQVKIPCEAGIPAALQKAFSRRSEAKKS, via the coding sequence ATGATGAACAAAAAGCAGATCGAGCAAAGCGTCACCGCGTTTTGTGCGGCAGCGGCAGCCAACACCCTTGATCTGCCGACGCATGAGCCCGCCTGGGGTGGACCGATCGTCGGCGTTGCTGCCGGTGATGACCCTTTCTTTCAACGCTTCAAAGAGGATATCGGCCCGTTTTACTGGACCCCTCTGGAAGTTTTTCGTCAGGCTTATCCTCAGCGCAGCTGCCGCGCCGATGAATTGCGGGTTATCAGCTATGTCTTGCCGCAAACCGATGCGACACGGACCGATCAACGGCATGCGACAGCACTGCCCGCCGAACGCTGGGTGAGATCGCGCTATTTTGGCGAGCTCTTCAATGAGGCCTTGCGCGATCATCTGGTTGAACTTCTGGTGCAGAGCGGTTATCCAGCCGTTGCACCAGCCCGGCAACCCGGTTTTTCCTATCGTCAATCGCCACGCTTTGGCATTGCCTCCAACTGGTCGGAACGTCACACTGCGTTCGTTGCCGGACTCGGTACCTTCGGGCTCAGCGACGGATTGATCACCCCGCTGGGCAAGGCGGTGCGCCTCGGCTCGGTGGTGACTGCGCTCCAGCTGCCACTTTCGCCGCGTCCTTACGGAGATGATCCGCACGCTTATTGCCTGCATTATGCCAGGGGGATCTGTCGGGCCTGCGCCGGTCGCTGCCCGGCGCAGGTGATCGGTCTGAACGGACATGACAAGGACGGTTGCGCGGCCTATATCCGGAACGTGACCGCCCCTCATAGCCGTGAAACCTATGGTATCGATGCGACCCCCTGCGGTCTGTGCCAGGTGAAGATTCCTTGTGAAGCGGGGATCCCCGCGGCATTGCAAAAAGCCTTTTCACGCCGATCCGAGGCCAAAAAGAGTTGA